From one Microlunatus sp. Gsoil 973 genomic stretch:
- a CDS encoding Type 1 glutamine amidotransferase-like domain-containing protein codes for MRLYLSSFQLGRRPELLSSLVDGGRRGWLIMNALDGLGDGVRRSAEAEAQLANLSGLGLEAAELDLRTVDPRIAEQTFGEPDFVWVRGGNVFTLRMAMATSGVDEIITQQVRRDRLVYAGYSAGPCVLAPDLTGLEHCDPVEPCIATYGDVRFDGLGILDRAFVPHLNSPSHPESQALGEVAAAYEAAGRPYWALSDGQALVIQGEDVRIV; via the coding sequence ATGCGCCTCTACCTGTCGTCGTTCCAGCTGGGTCGCCGGCCCGAGCTGCTGTCATCTCTGGTGGATGGTGGTCGGCGCGGCTGGTTGATCATGAACGCTCTGGACGGTCTTGGCGATGGGGTCCGCCGGTCCGCTGAGGCCGAGGCACAGCTGGCGAACCTCAGCGGGCTCGGCCTCGAGGCCGCAGAACTTGATCTGCGCACCGTCGACCCGAGGATCGCCGAGCAGACGTTCGGCGAACCCGACTTCGTCTGGGTGCGCGGCGGCAACGTCTTCACCCTTCGAATGGCCATGGCCACCTCCGGCGTGGACGAGATCATCACCCAACAGGTCCGGCGAGATCGACTGGTCTACGCCGGATACAGCGCCGGACCATGCGTCCTGGCCCCTGACCTGACCGGACTCGAGCACTGCGACCCGGTAGAACCGTGCATTGCCACCTACGGAGATGTCCGCTTCGACGGTCTCGGGATTCTCGACCGTGCCTTCGTCCCTCACCTCAATTCCCCCTCACACCCGGAATCCCAGGCACTGGGCGAAGTCGCCGCGGCCTATGAAGCCGCAGGCCGGCCCTACTGGGCCCTCAGCGACGGCCAAGCGCTGGTCATCCAGGGCGAAGATGTCAGGATCGTCTGA
- a CDS encoding glycosyltransferase family 2 protein, with translation MSIAAVLVNHNTSAFAELAIRSLFVQNPDLELTLTVYDNGSTDDRNGLLAAADTYRAEVRQSGFPITTPGNSHGEVLRRFVLDPAHDHADHFLFLDADICFTRPGTIATLAETLHSRPDAFGAGPRMSWDGETPLPAGVLANPAIYRNRLHPCCALITNTPIFRTVADHIGFSCARLLYADHDDFLDTFELMTMVMRTHRLRHVIADDALIMHAFAVSYPDESSVLLPQKEQRRDQWLALLRSRA, from the coding sequence GTGAGCATCGCTGCGGTTCTGGTGAACCACAACACCTCTGCGTTCGCCGAACTGGCGATCCGGTCGCTGTTCGTGCAGAACCCGGACCTGGAGCTGACCCTCACGGTCTACGACAACGGATCGACCGACGATCGAAATGGCTTGCTGGCCGCAGCCGACACCTATCGAGCCGAAGTCCGACAGTCAGGCTTTCCGATCACGACACCCGGTAATTCCCATGGTGAGGTCCTGCGCCGGTTCGTCCTCGACCCGGCACATGATCACGCGGATCACTTCCTGTTCCTTGATGCCGACATCTGCTTCACCAGGCCCGGGACGATCGCTACCCTGGCGGAGACGCTGCACAGCCGCCCCGACGCGTTCGGGGCCGGGCCACGCATGTCCTGGGACGGCGAAACGCCGTTGCCGGCCGGGGTTCTCGCCAACCCAGCCATCTATCGGAATCGCCTGCATCCCTGCTGCGCGCTCATCACCAACACGCCGATCTTCCGCACCGTCGCGGACCACATCGGGTTCTCGTGTGCCCGGCTGCTGTACGCCGACCACGACGACTTCCTGGACACCTTCGAATTGATGACCATGGTCATGCGCACCCACCGGTTGCGGCACGTCATCGCCGATGACGCATTGATCATGCACGCCTTCGCTGTCTCCTACCCTGACGAATCCAGCGTCTTGCTCCCACAGAAGGAACAGCGCCGGGACCAGTGGCTGGCTCTCCTGCGCAGCAGGGCCTGA
- a CDS encoding phosphotransferase: MARWPPGVITRFVGSLHGARRTADVVTKASDAGLPVPRHHLVVDLDGDVLMLQDRLPGAARNKITPVVIDTIVAVNDRFANLLEDRPDVPILPLCLDISGDPHPRHETLLAYGTRSRRVLGAIKAVGARGPRTMIGADLVHVDLTTPNILFDDNGGISGVVDWNLGAYRGDRHLALVKTRFELEWGLSSPAPERSEIAAAAHLDEILRQRVPPDVLRAYWAHRVLYQLHFALQFASPDVIDWHLRVAEERLLGSSRQPSEVGARRHTPPSPQP; the protein is encoded by the coding sequence ATGGCCAGATGGCCGCCCGGTGTCATCACCAGGTTTGTGGGATCACTGCACGGGGCGCGGCGCACCGCCGACGTTGTCACCAAAGCGAGTGACGCGGGATTGCCGGTTCCGCGACACCACCTGGTCGTCGACCTCGACGGTGACGTGCTGATGCTGCAGGATCGGCTGCCGGGAGCCGCGCGGAACAAGATCACTCCGGTGGTGATCGACACGATCGTCGCAGTGAACGACCGCTTCGCCAACCTGCTGGAGGATCGACCCGACGTGCCGATCCTGCCGCTGTGCTTGGACATCAGCGGTGACCCGCATCCTCGGCACGAAACTCTGTTGGCGTACGGTACGCGAAGCCGCCGCGTGCTGGGCGCCATCAAGGCAGTCGGTGCCCGCGGACCGCGCACCATGATCGGAGCCGACCTTGTCCACGTCGACCTGACGACACCCAACATCCTCTTCGATGACAACGGCGGCATCTCAGGTGTCGTGGATTGGAACCTCGGCGCCTACCGCGGCGACCGACACCTGGCACTGGTCAAGACCCGGTTCGAACTGGAGTGGGGTCTCAGCTCACCTGCTCCGGAACGGAGCGAGATCGCGGCCGCGGCGCACCTCGACGAGATCCTTCGCCAACGAGTCCCACCTGACGTGTTGAGGGCGTACTGGGCACACCGCGTGCTGTACCAGCTACATTTCGCTCTCCAGTTCGCCTCACCCGACGTGATCGATTGGCACCTGCGGGTTGCCGAAGAACGGCTGCTCGGCAGCAGCCGACAGCCATCCGAGGTTGGAGCCCGACGCCACACACCGCCGAGTCCACAACCATGA
- a CDS encoding phosphoribosylglycinamide formyltransferase: MSPLKRLAVIGSGAGTTAEMIVKASHAGDLAADVGLIVGNNSRSGIFGVAARHGIPSSHLSTVTHPDDAVRDAAMVDALTAARIDLVVLAGYAKKVGPDVLVAYSGRMINTHPALLPAFGSTGMYGDRVHAAVLAAGVKETGATLHLVTEDYDEGPILDQQRVPVRAHDDVATLRDRVQAAEKLLLLRWLQRWAIGNDHPAS; encoded by the coding sequence GTGTCTCCTCTGAAGCGGCTCGCAGTGATCGGATCCGGTGCCGGGACGACAGCCGAAATGATTGTGAAGGCGAGCCACGCCGGTGACCTGGCAGCAGACGTCGGCCTGATCGTGGGCAACAACAGCCGGTCCGGCATCTTTGGAGTCGCCGCGCGTCACGGCATCCCGAGCAGCCACCTGAGCACGGTCACCCATCCAGACGATGCCGTGCGAGACGCCGCGATGGTGGACGCACTGACGGCGGCCCGCATCGATCTGGTCGTCCTCGCCGGATACGCCAAGAAGGTCGGGCCCGATGTCCTGGTCGCCTACAGCGGACGCATGATCAACACCCATCCGGCGCTGCTACCCGCGTTCGGATCGACCGGGATGTACGGGGACCGGGTCCATGCTGCAGTTCTCGCGGCCGGTGTGAAGGAGACCGGCGCAACGCTCCATCTGGTGACCGAAGATTACGACGAAGGACCCATTCTTGATCAGCAGCGGGTGCCGGTCAGAGCGCACGACGATGTTGCGACACTTCGAGACCGTGTCCAGGCCGCGGAGAAACTCCTGCTGCTGCGTTGGCTCCAGCGATGGGCCATAGGAAACGATCACCCCGCCAGTTGA
- a CDS encoding phosphotransferase, translating into MAGCQAITGHIRRLYEESTDRIVSHRDVGPWNVLETPDRSVLIDWENAGPTTATVEPGRALMSFGCDRPARMQQLMEAYRAAGGGIAGIPQHLFNWQLTQHLSRITERIKISVGDLGPEDDPNRSGWIHPPLTTTSPPRLSPCAQKPSDSRRTAPDCSVPAEPPVGAGFSWRDTNHPPSSGYRDLTNTQTNQG; encoded by the coding sequence ATGGCTGGGTGTCAGGCGATCACCGGCCACATCCGCAGGTTGTACGAGGAGTCGACCGACCGCATCGTTTCTCACCGTGATGTCGGCCCGTGGAACGTTCTTGAGACGCCCGACCGTTCGGTGCTCATCGATTGGGAGAACGCCGGCCCGACAACCGCCACGGTCGAGCCGGGACGTGCGCTGATGTCTTTCGGTTGCGACCGTCCAGCCAGAATGCAGCAACTCATGGAGGCCTACCGCGCAGCCGGCGGAGGGATCGCCGGAATCCCCCAGCACTTGTTCAACTGGCAACTGACCCAACACCTGTCCCGGATCACCGAACGCATCAAGATCAGCGTCGGAGACCTCGGACCCGAGGACGACCCCAACCGGTCTGGATGGATCCATCCGCCATTGACGACGACGTCGCCGCCGCGACTGTCTCCCTGCGCCCAGAAGCCGAGCGACTCGCGGCGTACGGCTCCCGATTGTTCCGTGCCGGCTGAGCCTCCCGTCGGCGCCGGTTTCTCGTGGCGCGACACGAATCATCCGCCGTCATCCGGGTACAGAGACCTCACCAACACACAAACAAACCAAGGATGA
- a CDS encoding SRPBCC family protein, giving the protein MGAAEETIEVNVPVRTAYNQWTQFESFPQFMSGVEEVRQLDDKHLHWKVKVAGVSREYDAEITEQTPDKVIAWQAVGDTDNAGTVRFEALDNVTTRVSASIGYQTEGATEKVGDALNVPERQLKSDLAKFKEFIESRGDETGAWREEIH; this is encoded by the coding sequence ATGGGCGCAGCCGAAGAAACAATTGAGGTAAACGTTCCGGTCCGCACGGCGTACAACCAGTGGACCCAGTTCGAGTCGTTCCCGCAGTTCATGAGCGGCGTCGAAGAAGTACGCCAGCTCGACGACAAGCACCTGCACTGGAAGGTCAAGGTCGCCGGTGTCAGTCGCGAGTACGACGCGGAGATCACCGAACAGACCCCCGACAAGGTGATCGCCTGGCAGGCGGTCGGTGACACGGACAACGCAGGCACCGTACGCTTCGAGGCACTCGACAACGTCACCACTCGGGTCAGCGCCTCGATCGGGTACCAGACCGAAGGCGCCACCGAGAAGGTCGGCGACGCGCTGAACGTTCCGGAGCGTCAGTTGAAGAGCGATCTGGCGAAGTTCAAGGAATTCATCGAATCCCGCGGCGACGAGACCGGCGCCTGGCGGGAAGAGATCCACTGA